The genomic stretch acatttacaaaggattgactcaaaacaagacaaacccctagactccaacctcccggtaggacgacgatcataatacggtcctagtctaaatcggccgactctcgggatggacgacacccgattcgacatacaatcccaaatcgtatccaagactcgatccatgacacctagccgtgccccaaggtcgagtaaccccaaatcggaaccatggtacctatccgtaccccaaggtccgaagaggcggaaggaagatagcccaactcggaaacaatggcacataatcgtgacccaatgtccgagggcaaataaataaggaatgtcgagtagtcacacaatgtaaaccgtcacactccggtcacaaatacgagtaacaatgattgcacaaacataacgtaaacaattcatgtgaagcatgtatgAACATAAGAGTATAATGATTACTGTGTGCTCTCTCACGGCGTGGGCACCTGCCTgccgcccaccggcagaggattcatGCTAGGTGAAACAAGGCCAAAAATAGAAGtaggtgtattctctgccggtccaccggctgccggcccaccggcaggggatacaagcCAAGGTAAAACAAAGCCAAAAAGGCTGAAAGTGTATTCTCTGCTTGGTCCACCACCTGCCGCCCCCACCGGCAGGGGAATACAGTCAAGGTAAACAAGGTCAACATATGCtcaatgtgtattctctgccggccGACCGGCCActgcccaccggcagggaatacaccctatagccaaataagctcaacttgcacattatgtattctctgccggttgaccggctcaCAATCCACCGGCAGGAGTACACCCTATAAACAATTAAGttcaacatttcacattgtgtattctctgTTGGTGACCAGCTGCCGCCCGGCAGGGGATACACCCtattataaaagacaccaaaattccatgtactcgctgccggttgggtaggcttGCCGCCCACCGCAGAGGATCACCGAACACGAAAAACTCATCAAACATccatctaaagtcttccaaattcaaccatctttcattcaatcatttcatacttctctaatatgatgaatactcggtaaatttagcatgttaggataatttaaaCATATGACATCAATTATGAACCTTAAAATAAGATAGCATGTCAACCAAACATATGAAAATGCTCATAAAACCACTTCATTCAACATAACAATGGAATGAAACATGAAAGTTACCAACTTTAACATTTGTATGCATCCAACCACACataaaacacacaaatttgacatgtaagtcgagtaacccatcaccgttaccttttagctcttaatctctattgtaatcgtctcacaagcaagaatccacttccgggtcaactaaactttctcctaaacataagaaaacaccaaataagactaaaaatcgaaactagaaaaaagggtaccatgagaaattggctcgacagccccattaatggaggaaagatagttcttttcttacctagaaagaaggagggcgatgagaggaagagatagacgcgaaaatcactgaaaaccgatgagaaatgaaggttttatggccaaTTTAGTGAAGAAGGTGGaggttgtgtaacaatggtgttgtagttgtgtgtttgttgggaaatttcagaatttaggagtgagggagatggagttgtgagggtttagttgggggttttgtgaagggaaaagagaagggaaaaACCCATAAGTTATAAAAAGCCCAACAGCTCAAATTGAGTCGGTATACACTAGAAGtttcgtctcaagcccactacaactcaagacggggaatattattattattattattattattattattatccgaccaatatatttatttcacataacttaagctttaaaaatataatatttataaaaaaaatcatgtttaataatgaaatcaattaaattaaataatttaaaatataaataagacaatagaacggttaattaaattatatttgccaaaatggaaaattcgcgggtgttacatgctggctgatttaggcaaGTCGTGTCGGCCTgagaaggctgatttagactcagctagctgccgtatCAGTCTgctgactgatttaggcgtatgccgcattgTAGGGgaggtggccgtgtcaaccttcgAGGTCGATTTAGACCATCctgtcagcctgaaaaggctgatttagactcggctagctgtcgtgtcagtctaatgactgatttaggcgtatgccgtaatttgactacttaaccttgttcatgacgcaaggtgtgttcatcatgtttaaagccaacatgggcgtaccttaggcaagtttatcgtcattctaggaccgatgggATGTTGCACGATTCTGGTAGCTCCGAGATCCCTGCATTCCATATGTGTGTGCATGCATGTTGGGGCCTTGATTAATTGCGTTgattgcgagctacgtccaggggtggtatcaggggtagctgggtaagcttTTAGCTAtcagccaggctccctttcgtatgttccacagtccacctggtgagggtgctcctaatggagaaatgtaggttaggtatgttggagtgccatgtgccttgtcaccccgcgtttgcAGTTGCCAGTCCTGTTAGATacactttcaacgtaccatagataTTAGAGTTCAGAGAGATGaatttagagaagcctgaaaacagAAAATTTTATCAGAGCGACGTGAAGTACCTGATGCCATCTCATGGGgtgccagagcaattgtggtcccatgAAGCTTTTGAGACCACACAACTCCAATAGTAACTTTTTTTTAAAGTTGaaagaaataaaagtaaaagaaaatgacacgaaattggtagtatgcctactaccatTTTTTTTTGGCGTTTCTTAATGCACTACTCTGTACACTAAACTCTGCTTATTATCAAAAGTaatacctcttcaggtgaagtatgttccatggcctttgtatgatttgaccgtccatagtcattaaTCTGTATACGCCATGggcaacaactccttctacctagtatggtccttcccatttgtaggcgaatttgcctgctctTTTATTTTTGGTGTTCTGAAATACTTCACGGAGAACCaagtctcctacctccaggagcctgacttttacattcttgttgtaacttctggcgaCTGACTGCTggtaggcagccagacgtatcTTTGCACTTGCTCGCAGTTCGTCTACCGTGTCCAGGCTCCTGATTATTTCTACACTAtccagttcccctgtcatacatccatacccgTGGGTtagaactagaacttctgatggaatcaCTGCGTCCACGCCAAACGCTTGGCTaaagggtgtttggcctgttgctatctttggcgtcattctgtctgaccataacactagtggcaactcatctgcccactttcctcctcaCTCCTGTAATCGCCTTCTCAAGTTATCCATGAGtattttgttgctggactcaacttgcccgttggactttggagtcctgggtgctgacttttttaaagTGATGTTCCATCTAGCACATTATCCCTCGACATCgctggagatgaattgtgagccgttgtcacatatgatttctgatgggataccaaacctgcagatgatatttCGTTTAATGAAAGAGATGAACTGTTTgtcttttacttctgtgaatgcttctgcttcCATCCACTTGGAGaaataatctgtcattgctagcatccatattCTGTTTCCTATGGCTCTAGGCAGGGGACCCACTATGTCCATTTCCAACGTCATAAATGGCCAAGGAGAAATGATGGGGTGTTAGGGCTCTgccggctgatggatcattggcgctgagcgctggcaggcatcACATTTCCGAGCATATTCTGCTGAATCTGCCCTCCTCGTGGCCAAAAGTCGCCTTGTCTGAGGGCTTTGTTTGATAGACACCTGCCCcttgcatggtttccacattcgcgactgtggagggcatgcaacaCATTCTGTGCTTCTTGCTTGTCCAGACACCGTAAGTAGGGACCTGCCAACGATTTTCTGAAAAGTACATCATCAATCAAtatgaatctggaggctttcattttGAAGCCTCTTATCTCCTTCTTATCATCTGGCAGCTTGCTGTGCCGTAGCCAATTTAAATAAGGTGTCCGCCAATCCCAGTCATCTGCCTGGGCAGCTGGTTGATCAGGTGACTGGTCAGCTACCTAGTCAGCCGTCTGGTTGTCCGGCTGGGAAGCTGTCTGGCCTTCTGTTGTTGTCTGAACTGCCAGCTCATATTATTGGTCCTCCAATTCTCCTCTGTCTACTTCTTCTAATTTTTAAATTGATGGTTCCAGCATGTGGGCGATGGGGATGTTGGATAGTTCTATTGGTTTGAATGTTacccccagggttgctagggcatCTGCCTCCACGTTCTGATCCCTGGGGATTTGCTTGAGCTTGCAATCTTTGAATTTCTGCTTCAGCTCCTTTGCCACTTTCAAGTAGGCGATCATCTTTGAGTCCCTGGCTATGAATTCATCATTCACATGGTTAACTATTAGCAAAGAGTCAATGGGTATTTGTAGGTTTCTGACTCCCAGTTCCAGAGCTAGCTGGATTCCcagtatcaaggcctcgtattttgtttcattattggttgccttgaattcacatcttgcTGCCTGCGCTATTAGATCCCCCTGTGGTGATCGTAAAATTAATCTTACACCTGCCTCTCTCTGGTTGGAGGCTCCATCGATGTGCATCTGCCAGATCTATGATTCCCTGCTCCCTTTAAGGGCCAGGATCTCCTCGTCTGCCAGGTTTTGGATAGCTGGGCTGAAATCTGACACAAAATCCGCTAGTGCCTGTGACTTGATTCCTGTCCTAGGGTCATACCCGATGTCATATCCACTAAGGTGCACGGACCACTTTGACATTTTGCCTGATAGCTGAAGTTTCCTCATTATGGATTTCAATGGGTAATTAGTCACGACATGTATGGTGTGAGACTCAAAGTAGGGGTGCAGTTTATAAGATGCAACTACCAGTGCCAATACTAATtgttcaagagatgtgtacctggtctctgctggcagTAGAGATTTGCTTACGTAATAGACTGGCTTTTGCTCCTAATCCTGCTCTCTGACTAGAACTGCGCTTACTGCTACCTCTGTGACAGCTAAGTAGAGGTACAATGGTTCTCCTAGCTCCGGCTTTGATAATAATGGTGGGTTGTTGAGATAGTGCTTTAGGTCCCTTAATGCCTGCTCGTGGTCTGCAGTCCACTTGAACTTCTGGCTCTTCCTTAGTATGTCGTAGAATAATCTGCATCTGTTCGAGGACCTCGATATGAACCTGCTCAAAGCTGATACCTTGCCAGCTAGTCTTTGCACGTCCTTTGGCGTTTCAGGTGACTCTAGCTGTAATACGGAactgatctgctcgatgctggcttctatccccCTCTGGGTTACAATGTAACCTAAGAACTTGCCGGAGGACACTCCAAAGGTGCATTTGGACGGATTTAGGttcattttgtattctctgagggtattgaatgtttctgccagatgctgcATGTGATCTGTTGCTTTTTCAGAGAtcaccaccatgtcatcgatatatacctccatggttcttcATATTTTCTCTTTGAACATACGGTTGACTAGTCTCTGGTATGTGGatcctgcattcttcaggccgaatgcCATGACATTGTAATAATATATTCCACTCTCAGACATGAATGCTGTCTTTTCTTGATCTGCTGGATCCATCTTAATTTGATTGTAACCACTCCAGGCGTCCAGgtggttcgtcggttttgttaatcgtcgtcaaaagttacctagaccaaaacaatatttataacttcacaaactactctacttttagtaaagagttaagtaaaggtcggatcccaagggcgggtcttgatgtaggattttcgattgcaagtggttgtgtctaagggtgtcacaatttgggttgaggtaggagatcaactaaactaaataacaatgcaaacaaaataatgaaagtaagcaagatgattaaaatgagatgtaaacaattgattaaaagcactagggtgtcatgggttcataggggattcatgggatttgatcatacaaacatattttctactagatgcaagcaattattgttctgatgggatcgagttagtgtatatcttacattccctaggaaggtttgggtcccggagccgaatcgactAGATTGttcaacacctacaagtcgacttaatcctccctatccaactatatgcacggtctaatgagacttgagttggtttatgtcttacaagtctcattggaaaggtaagtgatgggtaaaaagtgcaaggattcataggctcgcatttcatcaaacataacatttgcataaattgaaatcacaacaggcaaacaaattaattatgaaaacatattagattaagcatgaatcaatccccatgttggtttcccctaattccccattaaccctagttaaggaaactactcacttattatcatgtttaatatgctaacaaggttgtcaatcatactagcaaggcaaaatatgatgaacaaatgaagatgattaacaataattaaaaaggattaagagagaattatacctataaagatgattctcaataataaagcaaagaataatacaagtacttgatgattgatggaaggttgtcaatcctttAAATAAACGCAAATGACCTTcgaattacccaaaataaatgatgaacaatagagaaattaaggaatgattaattAAGAAattagatttgtattaatattaaattaagaattgattacaagattaagagagtattaggacttgattaagatcctattaagatgacatgataatctaggtagtacattggggtatttatactagagattaggtacaaagattagggttaataagggcttaaatgactattatgACCCTTacgaaaagttgaggaagtgctcctctccaaggagttgctcatctccgttttggtgaTCTTCAagtaatacgctcgtcccgaaCGTCTTAGCTGAGGGACGGTTGGTTctggagcagaatccgagcggattgtgggtcgggacgctcggatcattggGTCCCAAGATGAGCATCTTGgcctcgggacgctcggactgtagaaggacgacgctcgtcctgggcactgcgacgctcggattccttcacagtcacttctcttcttttctttcttcaacaatcctcggggatcttgttgaatatgcaaggatcctttcatcatttcccaatctactttatttcctatataggccttctagcattgtcttccctttgatgcttggtcattgaattcgatcaatttagctccattttgccatgaaaatgcaagttttgcactcctttcctaccaagggatcaaaacctcaaagaatatgcaaaacgagaaactaaagatagtaaatgaccgaattatgcactaaaaatcataggaatgaggctaattcggggactaaatatgctcaaatatgagtcacatcaaatatcctcaaaccgaacctttgcttatcccgagtaaagaggtgacaaaaactagtgcccttattcaaactaacctactaatatagccgatgtgagacaattagcgggtctcactctgccccttcaactcacaacaagaaaaccatgaggtaggatgccttcttgcaagacaaGCCGGGTTTGCCAatatggcgatacatccaaacattaagcacacaaaaaaagTAATGGacgcatctacaaaaatgaaaagccactttcctcatctaagtggcggaaattatctaaaggggaagcaatctaaggttacacattccatcatagatatagtttcttcaaactactaagcctagaaggataccaataaatcacctccaagttgtgtcaagctagggtatctttgtcctcaatcgttaaaggcttttgtcaagaatagactccttatggtgttagaaacactggaggatcgcggaattccccttcttgcctaaacaagaagaagagtcgtcccctctataccatgcacaaaagtggatacgatggaaaatggatcaatagaattttgagtttcatgtgggagtttgtttttgttgttgtttttccccccaatttaatatggcatttgacattttgagaacatttctttgccatttcgtttgatgtttgacattttcaacacttgacaatttttcaactttttcttgcatttctttttgaacattttcaaagtcacctcatatgtagtgagggtgcttatatttgaagcattaggagtctatttttgttactcctcttttcttttgatgcaattgcaaactttttgacttttcatttcatttcttgaactcaaattttgaacaatttttgtgctcattacctttgatgacaaaatgtggtagaacatggatgatggctgcatggtttcaagggtcaccttggaataaacagtagccaaggagttatcacaccacaaggtactcttgactaggcttttatccatgggtcaaaggatactagcatgacacatcctaggttgttttacaagcattctaaaaagcaaagtcttaagaagaaaaagtatctacaagggacttatatacacttgccaagcttcccaaatagacgggttcacaaaattttcctaaatgcaactatatgctataATTGcaactggaggatcgcggaattaccCTTCTTGCCTAAACacgaagaagggtcgtcccctctataccatgcacaaaagtggatacgatggaaaagggatcaatagaattttgagtttcatgtgggagtttgcttttgttgttgttttttccccccaatttcttatggcatttgacattttgagaacatttctttgccatttcttttgatgtttggcattttcaacacttgacaatttttcaactttttcttgcatttctttttgaacattttcagtcaccccatttgtagtgagggtgcttatatttgaagcattagaaGTCTATTttttttactcctcttttcttttgatgcaattgcaaactttttgacttttcatttcatttcttgaactcaaattttgaacaatttttctgcccattccctttgatgacaaaatgtggtagaatatggatgatggctgcatggtttcaagggtcaccttggaataaacggtagccaaggagttatcacaccacaaggtactcttgactaggctttaatccatgggtcaaaggatacaaGCATGACACaccctagggtgttttacaagcattctaacaagcaaagtcttaagaagaaaaagtatctacaagggacttatatacacttgccaagcttcccaaatagacggtttcacaaaattttcttaaatgcaactatatgctataatgcaactaacatatatacaactttaatgcatatgcttctaccaactagtatgccaaataatataaatgcaatcctaaattcacattgtttataccacattaatcaaaataaagtcacgtagtcattaacataaagaggaaaaaggagattagaaagatcataccatgcggtcttcaatatcctcatgtcttggatgtggcgtagtcgatcaatgtgaaaaaggataaacaaacacaatatatacaaaacaatatatacaagactacactacaaaggaaatgaacatgtttttggattttcgaatttttcaaatttttatggattttgttttaatgaaattaaaagacatgtttttgtattttgcatattttttcaatttttatcatttttgttttaaaagtcatgttagaatttcccatccccacactagtatgggcattgtcctcaatggtcaatacgataggaaattatgtgaTCTAtgtgaaaatgcatgatttctaagctaaatgcgaactatatgacataaaaacaagagtgaatgcaaactaagctatgctatatgatgcatgatttttgttatgttggagagcataatttagttTAGCTCCCagtgcatatgcataaactttcccaaaccaaaatagacactatttttaatgtcaaaaattaggggagttcatgcataaggatgctatgcatgaaactataattgtcattttggattttgaatgtgggaacaataaaagaaacacctcaatgtggccgaggtgtgagtcctctagttaatgctaggactcaaaattacgatcaagataaaaattatatgaaaaacaagagaaataaacaaaccttaaaggaggtgtaggaaactcacaaagtaATGTGGCATTCTCCCgagagcttgctaatcctcaatcttcgcccatggcgtcatcactattatctccatcatcatcaccaacttcacttgaatcatcatcaacctccatagatctgGATTTATCATCACTTGCACTtgaacttccttcttcttcctcactaccctcttcttcttcttcttcttcttcttcttcttcttcttcttcttcttcttcttcttcttattcttcttcttcttcttcttcttcttcttcttcttcttcttcttcttcttcttcttcttcttcttcttcttcttcttcttcttcttcttcttcttcttcttcttcttcttcttcttcttcttcttcttcttcttcttcttcttcttcttcttcaccttcttgtgtaccactctcaacaacaaccatctcctcttcacccaagctaccacctctagaagcactaggaaagaagatttccttatccgcccaactagacaaaggacaagatgggtcaagaagtccttgcctagcaagatgtaggagagGCGGATATTGTGCTTTATAAGCATTGACTCTATCCTCatgagcttgcttgtgcatttcttttatcaagagagtcaagtaatcattccccgccttaacattttcgggttgaaattcatggtaggtgaatgggtaaggtggggtgataatggaggaggagggctcggcaatgtcTTCCCCTTGATGTTGTATAATAtactcggcttcctcggagagtgggagaaggtagtttggcctataaacattcaatcggcaaatcttgcttggcaatgtgaaggattgaacatcttttgttaaccacccaaatttgtcatcaagagtatcattcgtgacccatttgaatttttgaaccatggtggctagatcaatgatatggcctcccttaaccTGTTTATaggtgctatccttgttgaacttccggttgaagtgttttgccaaataagttaccaaacctccattaacaataaaggccgtaccttctttgccatgatcgactttgagccacctctcaatcaaaagttaaagaatgttgtactttttcgtgaactctcttccaatgttcaaggtcgACTTGAGATAAATAAAGTCAAGTTCGGTGAAATGGTTTGTTCCCTTCCTAGTAATCAAAAtatgcccaacaaccttgtgccatactcttatgcccggatgatggacaaaaATAGCCCGACAATCATGGTAAGATGTAAACTCTCTcccggtaatagccttccataagggAGCGGGATCATACTTGGTGGGTTTTTTCGTGTAGGTCGGGTCATTGCTAAGGCCAAAAACATTACTAAATTCTTCAAAAGACAATTTCCTATCAACATTCTCGAGCCTGAATTCAATGTTCCTTAGAGCCTCCACCTTGGTAACATTCAAAGAGCTTaaaaactctaaggtgagggatgAGTAAGTCAACTCTTGCATATCAAACAAAGTACTCAACCCCATGCactcgaaaaaggtcttggttttttctaagacacccaattttgacaaggtctcttgacatatgaatttggtgggtaaaatAGATTTCTTAGCAAAGGAATCAAATtttccctatgagagtcggaagtgaaaattacctccggatattcatctagttgttcaacaaccggagtagaagtagtagcttccataggaggaatAGACTCTTGAAATTCCATCCTTGCATTTTGAACCACCAATGCCTTAGATGCTTGAATAGCTTGAAGAacttgttgtcttttggaaaGGTTCTTCTTTGAGGGTGCCTTAGTTCtgtcttttgttcttgccatgatCTCCTTTATGTAGTAACACCAAAGATAAGCTTTATTTCTTCAAATTCCAACAAGACCCAATTCGAATTAGGATAGTTGAATTTTGCCTTGTATCCTAAAATCGACTCAAACTTTGAAGCAGttggtgttttaatcacttgttgttggTAATGGagtgatttatttgagttttgagggagtttggttttaatttgagtgattttggttgagaaatttgatgttggttgatagagagaatgagggttttgagggtttggaGTTGTGTTTATATTGTGAATGAGTAAATGAATTGGGAAAGTTGGGGTTTTAATCCCGTTATATTTGAAAATCAGAGGGGAGACGAGCGGActggggtcgggacgctcggattctgctgtAGTTGGCTTCAGGAAAAAGACGtgctgggacgagcgtcttctgaggaagacgagcgtctttttgaaggaggacgagcggattgctgtcGGGATGCTCAGATTTCTTGTCAGGGAGAAAACCCAATTTTTACCAGctgcaggacgagcggattctctgtaggacgagcgtcctgactgagacgagcggattctcaagtgggatgctcggattctcagtcagaGCAAAATCTTCTTTTTCCAGTTatctcaggacgagcggatcctaccCAGGACGCTCAGATTgccttcaggacgagcggattccctttgggacgctcagattctccCTCTACCACACGAATTCACGTCTATCCGTGGGTATTTCATAACCCGTTTCATTAactcttcattcctttggtcctcattgtgggggcactacgaaggcttggatagcctaggcaattgctatccccacactatgccaaaacactacacattaataatcacataagtccctccctcactttctctcaaaatgatgaaaatcttgatcatggcataaaaatacaaattcaaaattgacaaaaatgcaatacaataagtaaaatgcaagctaaggggttagaatatttacaaatggtggtttatggaGGACTCCACTAAACTCTCATCCATTAATGAGATGTCAATGGGGCATGTgtaaggtgttgttgatgttgctcaacaccttgaagaagtagtcgaaagcttgttcattgtcatgataaagatcttcaattgacctttgcacttgttgttcttcacGGTGGTCTTGGGTCATACCATTACCGATAtaaggattgaatatcccttcaaacacatcatcccaaagaccgcatacttcatctacttgttccccaataATATCACGAGTTGTCAAGAGCAACTCTTCTTCCttcttgtcatggccaatgaggccttattctttacttgtcatgagtggtggtgagctattcaagctctcattcttgttaaAACATGCTTGTTCCTTGGACGGAGCATCTTGGAGGTTACCCAttttcttctcccatatgggtggtgattc from Silene latifolia isolate original U9 population chromosome 2, ASM4854445v1, whole genome shotgun sequence encodes the following:
- the LOC141641101 gene encoding uncharacterized protein LOC141641101 produces the protein MEPPTRERQLALELGVRNLQIPIDSLLIVNHVNDEFIARDSKMIAYLKVAKELKQKFKDCKLKQIPRDQNVEADALATLGVADQSPDQPAAQADDWDWRTPYLNWLRHSKLPDDKKEIRGFKMKASRFILIDDVLFRKSLAGPYLRCLDKQEAQNVLHALHSRECGNHARGRCLSNKALRQGDFWPRGGQIQQNMLGNVMPASAQRQ